A single window of Camarhynchus parvulus chromosome 9, STF_HiC, whole genome shotgun sequence DNA harbors:
- the SLC33A1 gene encoding acetyl-coenzyme A transporter 1 isoform X1, producing MAPAIAAEEGGRQRRAATRQHSLDLTGDPPPDGLPGDTEALLPAPARARGYRAELGSILLLLVLYVLQGIPLGLAGSVPLILQSKSASYTDQAFFSFVFWPFSLKLLWAPLVDAVYLRGFGRRKSWLVPTQYVLGLFMIYMSTQVDALLGDGHGRGPDVAALTVTFFLFEFLAATQDIAVDGWALTMLSRENVGYASTCNSVGQTAGYFLGNVLFLALESASFCNKYLRFEPQPRGIVTLSDFLFFWGAVFLVTTTLVAFLKKENEELIPAKEETKGITDTYRLLFSIIKMPAVLTFCLLILTSKIGFSAADAVTGLKLVEEGVPKEHLALLAVPMVPLQIILPLVISKYTAGPQPLNTFYKAMPYRLLLGLEFAFLVWWAPKVKHEGGFPVYYYAVVVLSYALHQITLYSMYVAIMAFNAKVSDPLIGGTYMTLLNTVSNLGGNWPSTVALWLVDPLTVKECAGAQGHTCATAAATELCTAAGGSCVTALDGYYVESIICVILGFAWWFFLGPKFKKLQDEGQSSWKCKRSN from the exons ATGGCGCCCGCCATCGCCGCCGAGGAGGGTGGCCGGCAGCGCCGCGCCGCCACCCgccagcacagcctggaccTGACGGGCGACCCGCCCCCCGACGGGCTGCCCGGCGACACCGAGGCGCTGCTGCCGGCGCCGGCGCGGGCGCGGGGGTACCGCGCGGAGCTGggcagcatcctgctgctgctggtgctgtacGTGCTGCAGGGCATCCCGCTGGGGCTGGCGGGCAGCGTGCCGCTCATCCTGCAGAGCAAGAGCGCCAGCTACACCGACCAGGCCTTCTTCAGCTTCGTGTTCTGGCCCTTCAGCCTGAAGCTGCTGTGGGCGCCCTTGGTGGACGCCGTGTACCTGCGCGGCTTCGGCCGCCGCAAGTCGTGGCTGGTGCCCACGCAGTACGTGCTGGGGCTCTTCATGATCTACATGTCCACGCAGGTGGACGCGCTGCTGGGCGACGGCCACGGCCGCGGCCCCGACGTGGCGGCGCTCACCGTCACCTTCTTCCTCTTCGAGTTCCTGGCGGCCACGCAGGACATCGCGGTGGACGGCTGGGCGCTCACCATGCTGTCCCGGGAGAACGTGGGCTACGCCTCCACCTGCAACTCCGTGGGGCAGACGGCCGGCTACTTCCTGGGAAACGTGCTGTTCCTGGCCCTGGAGTCCGCCTCCTTCTGCAACAAGTACCTGCGCTTCGAGCCGCAGCCGCGGGGCATCGTCACCCTCTCAG ATTTCCTATTTTTCTGGGGAGCTGTCTTCTTAGTTACCACTACATTGGTTGCctttttgaaaaaggaaaacgAGGAGCTAATACcagcaaaggaagaaacaaaaggcATCACTGACACATACAGGCTGCTATTCTCAATAATCAAGATGCCAGCAGTTCTTACTTTCTGTCTCTTGATCCTCACTTCAAAA ATTGggttttcagcagcagatgctgtAACAGGACTCAAACTGGTGGAGGAGGGAGTCCCCAAGGAGcacctggctctgctggcagttCCAATGGTTCCTCTGCAGATCATCTTGCCTCTGGTTATCAGCAAATACACAGCGGGCCCCCAGCCCCTGAACACCTTCTACAAAGCAATGCCTTACAG ATTGCTGCTTGGCCTGGAATTCGCTTTCCTGGTGTGGTGGGCTCCTAAAGTAAAGCATGAAGGAGGATTTCCTGTCTACTACTATGCTGTGGTGGTGCTGAGCTATGCTCTACACCAG aTCACCCTGTACAGCATGTACGTGGCCATCATGGCCTTCAACGCCAAGGTCAGCGACCCACTCATCGGGGGCACCTACATGACCCTGCTCAACACCGTCTCCAACCTGGGCGGCAACTGGCCCTCCACGGTGGCCCTGTGGCTGGTGGACCCCCTCACAGTGAAGGAGTGTGCCGGGGCCCAGGGCCACACCTGTGCAACTGCAGCGGCCACAGAG ctgtgcacagcagctggggGCTCCTGTGTGACCGCCCTGGACGGGTACTACGTGGAGTCCATCATCTGCGTCATCCTGGGCTTTGCCTGGTGGTTCTTCCTTGGACCAAAATTCAAAAAGCTGCAGGACGAAGGACAGTCTTCGTGGAAGTGCAAGAGGAGCAATTGA
- the SLC33A1 gene encoding acetyl-coenzyme A transporter 1 isoform X2 — MAPAIAAEEGGRQRRAATRQHSLDLTGDPPPDGLPGDTEALLPAPARARGYRAELGSILLLLVLYVLQGIPLGLAGSVPLILQSKSASYTDQAFFSFVFWPFSLKLLWAPLVDAVYLRGFGRRKSWLVPTQYVLGLFMIYMSTQVDALLGDGHGRGPDVAALTVTFFLFEFLAATQDIAVDGWALTMLSRENVGYASTCNSVGQTAGYFLGNVLFLALESASFCNKYLRFEPQPRGIVTLSDWVFSSRCCNRTQTGGGGSPQGAPGSAGSSNGSSADHLASGYQQIHSGPPAPEHLLQSNALQITLYSMYVAIMAFNAKVSDPLIGGTYMTLLNTVSNLGGNWPSTVALWLVDPLTVKECAGAQGHTCATAAATELCTAAGGSCVTALDGYYVESIICVILGFAWWFFLGPKFKKLQDEGQSSWKCKRSN, encoded by the exons ATGGCGCCCGCCATCGCCGCCGAGGAGGGTGGCCGGCAGCGCCGCGCCGCCACCCgccagcacagcctggaccTGACGGGCGACCCGCCCCCCGACGGGCTGCCCGGCGACACCGAGGCGCTGCTGCCGGCGCCGGCGCGGGCGCGGGGGTACCGCGCGGAGCTGggcagcatcctgctgctgctggtgctgtacGTGCTGCAGGGCATCCCGCTGGGGCTGGCGGGCAGCGTGCCGCTCATCCTGCAGAGCAAGAGCGCCAGCTACACCGACCAGGCCTTCTTCAGCTTCGTGTTCTGGCCCTTCAGCCTGAAGCTGCTGTGGGCGCCCTTGGTGGACGCCGTGTACCTGCGCGGCTTCGGCCGCCGCAAGTCGTGGCTGGTGCCCACGCAGTACGTGCTGGGGCTCTTCATGATCTACATGTCCACGCAGGTGGACGCGCTGCTGGGCGACGGCCACGGCCGCGGCCCCGACGTGGCGGCGCTCACCGTCACCTTCTTCCTCTTCGAGTTCCTGGCGGCCACGCAGGACATCGCGGTGGACGGCTGGGCGCTCACCATGCTGTCCCGGGAGAACGTGGGCTACGCCTCCACCTGCAACTCCGTGGGGCAGACGGCCGGCTACTTCCTGGGAAACGTGCTGTTCCTGGCCCTGGAGTCCGCCTCCTTCTGCAACAAGTACCTGCGCTTCGAGCCGCAGCCGCGGGGCATCGTCACCCTCTCAG ATTGggttttcagcagcagatgctgtAACAGGACTCAAACTGGTGGAGGAGGGAGTCCCCAAGGAGcacctggctctgctggcagttCCAATGGTTCCTCTGCAGATCATCTTGCCTCTGGTTATCAGCAAATACACAGCGGGCCCCCAGCCCCTGAACACCTTCTACAAAGCAATGCCTTACAG aTCACCCTGTACAGCATGTACGTGGCCATCATGGCCTTCAACGCCAAGGTCAGCGACCCACTCATCGGGGGCACCTACATGACCCTGCTCAACACCGTCTCCAACCTGGGCGGCAACTGGCCCTCCACGGTGGCCCTGTGGCTGGTGGACCCCCTCACAGTGAAGGAGTGTGCCGGGGCCCAGGGCCACACCTGTGCAACTGCAGCGGCCACAGAG ctgtgcacagcagctggggGCTCCTGTGTGACCGCCCTGGACGGGTACTACGTGGAGTCCATCATCTGCGTCATCCTGGGCTTTGCCTGGTGGTTCTTCCTTGGACCAAAATTCAAAAAGCTGCAGGACGAAGGACAGTCTTCGTGGAAGTGCAAGAGGAGCAATTGA